One Streptomyces sp. NBC_01237 genomic region harbors:
- a CDS encoding L,D-transpeptidase family protein translates to MPVPRRPYVLFAAPFVLLALLLTGCSREAADSTAAALAGPPGGAAGPESAAMAGRATPTQPARPQEIPYLGPGTRGLIPSTARQALVVTGEAADSNRSTAVLYTRDGPTKSWRPAAGPWPAHNGMRGWTDLHMADDLKSPNGVYTLTDAGGRLPDPGSLLPYDEQPHFAVSGDGFFGEPLEGSFDYVVAINYNRTPGVTPLDRTRPLGMERGGGIWIHVDHGGPTQGCVSLPEERMEELLRTLDPAKNPVIVMGDAAALER, encoded by the coding sequence GTGCCCGTCCCCCGTCGCCCGTACGTTCTCTTCGCCGCCCCGTTCGTCCTTCTGGCCCTGCTCCTCACCGGCTGCTCCAGGGAAGCCGCGGACTCCACGGCCGCCGCGCTCGCCGGACCCCCGGGCGGTGCGGCGGGGCCGGAGTCCGCCGCCATGGCCGGGCGGGCCACTCCGACGCAGCCTGCCCGCCCCCAGGAGATCCCGTACCTGGGTCCGGGGACGAGGGGGCTGATCCCGTCCACCGCCCGGCAGGCGCTCGTCGTGACCGGCGAGGCCGCAGACTCCAACCGGTCCACCGCCGTGCTCTACACCCGCGACGGCCCGACGAAGAGCTGGAGACCGGCGGCCGGCCCGTGGCCCGCCCACAACGGGATGCGAGGGTGGACGGACCTCCATATGGCGGACGACCTCAAGTCCCCCAACGGCGTCTACACCCTCACCGACGCGGGCGGCAGGCTGCCCGACCCCGGCTCCCTGCTGCCGTACGACGAGCAGCCGCACTTCGCGGTGAGCGGTGACGGGTTCTTCGGCGAACCCCTGGAAGGCTCCTTCGACTATGTCGTCGCGATCAACTACAACCGCACGCCGGGCGTCACCCCGCTCGACCGCACCCGCCCGCTCGGCATGGAGCGGGGCGGCGGCATCTGGATCCACGTGGACCACGGCGGCCCGACGCAGGGCTGCGTCTCGCTCCCGGAGGAGCGGATGGAGGAACTCCTGCGCACCCTGGACCCGGCGAAGAACCCGGTGATCGTGATGGGTGACGCCGCCGCCCTGGAACGTTGA
- the aspS gene encoding aspartate--tRNA ligase encodes MHRYRSHTCGELRASDVGTDVRLSGWLHNRRDLGGILFIDLRDHYGLVQLVARPGTPGNDALAKLTKETVVRIDGKVSARGADNVNPELPTGDIEIEVTEVEVLGEAAPLPFTINAEDGVNEERRLEYRFLDLRRERMHRNIMLRTAVISAIRHKMTALGFNEMATPILTATSPEGARDFVVPSRLNPGKFYALPQAPQQFKQLLMISGFDRYFQIAPCFRDEDARADRSPGEFYQLDVEMSFVEQEDIFRPIEKLMTELFEEFGNGRHVTSPFPRIPFRESMLKYGNDKPDLRAQLELVDISDVFADSEFKAFAGKHVRALPVPDTAGQSRKFFDGLGAYAVEHGAKGLAWVRVGEDGTLAGPIAKFLTEADVKTLTERLALVPGHAIFFGAGEFDEVSKIMSAVRVEAAKRSGHFEEGVFRFCWIVDFPMYEKDEETGKIDFSHNPFSMPQGGLDDLETKDPLDILAWQYDIVCNGIELSSGAIRNHEPELMLKAFEIAGYDRETVEHEFAGMLRAFRLGAPPHGGIAPGVDRIVMLLADEPNIRETIAFPLNGNAQDLMMGAPTELDETRLRELNIQLRKPVASAKDKTEK; translated from the coding sequence ATGCATCGGTACAGGTCCCACACCTGCGGCGAGCTCCGCGCCTCTGACGTCGGTACCGACGTCCGGCTGAGCGGCTGGCTGCACAATCGCCGAGACCTGGGTGGCATCCTCTTCATCGATCTGCGCGACCACTACGGTCTGGTGCAGCTCGTCGCCCGCCCCGGCACCCCCGGCAACGACGCCTTGGCGAAGCTGACCAAGGAGACCGTCGTCCGTATCGACGGCAAGGTCTCCGCCCGCGGCGCCGACAACGTCAACCCGGAACTGCCGACCGGTGACATCGAGATCGAGGTCACCGAGGTCGAGGTACTGGGCGAGGCCGCCCCGCTGCCCTTCACGATCAACGCCGAGGACGGGGTCAACGAGGAGCGGCGCCTGGAGTACCGCTTCCTCGACCTGCGCCGCGAGCGCATGCACCGCAACATCATGCTGCGCACCGCCGTCATCTCCGCGATCCGGCACAAGATGACCGCCCTCGGCTTCAACGAGATGGCGACCCCGATCCTCACCGCGACCTCTCCCGAGGGCGCCCGCGACTTCGTGGTGCCGTCCCGGCTGAACCCCGGCAAGTTCTACGCGCTGCCGCAGGCCCCGCAGCAGTTCAAGCAGCTGCTGATGATCTCGGGCTTCGACCGCTACTTCCAGATCGCGCCGTGCTTCCGCGACGAGGACGCCCGCGCCGACCGTTCGCCGGGCGAGTTCTACCAGCTCGACGTCGAGATGTCCTTCGTCGAGCAGGAGGACATCTTCCGGCCGATCGAGAAGCTGATGACCGAGCTCTTCGAGGAGTTCGGCAACGGCCGTCATGTCACCTCCCCGTTCCCGCGCATTCCGTTCCGTGAGTCGATGCTGAAGTACGGCAACGACAAGCCGGACCTGCGGGCCCAGCTGGAACTCGTCGACATCTCCGACGTCTTCGCGGACTCCGAGTTCAAGGCGTTCGCCGGGAAGCACGTCCGCGCCCTCCCGGTGCCGGACACCGCCGGTCAGTCCCGGAAGTTCTTCGACGGCCTCGGCGCCTACGCGGTCGAGCACGGGGCCAAGGGCCTCGCCTGGGTCCGCGTCGGCGAGGACGGCACCCTGGCCGGTCCGATCGCCAAGTTCCTCACCGAGGCGGACGTCAAGACCCTCACCGAGCGGCTCGCGCTGGTCCCGGGCCACGCGATCTTCTTCGGCGCGGGCGAGTTCGACGAGGTCTCCAAGATCATGTCGGCCGTCCGGGTCGAGGCTGCCAAGCGGTCCGGCCACTTCGAGGAGGGCGTCTTCCGGTTCTGCTGGATCGTCGACTTCCCGATGTACGAGAAGGACGAGGAGACGGGCAAGATCGACTTCTCGCACAACCCCTTCTCGATGCCCCAGGGCGGCCTGGACGACCTGGAGACGAAGGACCCGCTGGACATCCTCGCCTGGCAGTACGACATCGTCTGCAACGGCATCGAGCTGTCCTCGGGCGCCATCCGGAACCACGAGCCCGAGCTGATGCTCAAGGCGTTCGAGATCGCCGGTTACGACCGCGAGACCGTCGAGCACGAGTTCGCGGGCATGCTCCGCGCGTTCCGCCTCGGGGCCCCGCCGCACGGCGGCATCGCTCCGGGCGTCGACCGCATCGTGATGCTGCTCGCCGATGAGCCGAACATCCGCGAGACGATCGCCTTCCCGCTCAACGGCAACGCCCAGGACCTGATGATGGGCGCTCCCACCGAGCTGGACGAGACCCGCCTGCGCGAGCTGAACATCCAGCTGCGCAAGCCGGTCGCCTCGGCGAAGGACAAGACCGAGAAGTAG
- a CDS encoding ATP-binding SpoIIE family protein phosphatase: MRTEEILAAIATGLWRWDNAAGTVTLDAEAARLLGLPTEPGVYREAAVRSRFHPVDWNEIYGVVNLAVAEGTLAEARLRIVDERGRVLRTVRSRSKPTYPADHRFESYVLIGTLQEVAEPQPGATAAHTSITGDWRRSREAFLLDAGRALAEARSTQEVLRVAASLSMPGFSPDGLAVFGAAGERLTIIGHHGHNAGDEEPFTDMPLETDYPAAEVVRTGRAIYLPSPDDYRRRYPATWPLASRFGRRSWAFLPLVSAGRTMGAWMAGFRHPVAFSPDERAVLTTVARMLAQALARAGVAETERELSLGLQRSMMPSLGPDIPGMSVAARYIPTGGGLQVGGDWYDMIPLPTGRIALVIGDVQGHDVRAAGLMGQLRIALRAYASEGHRPDAVLSRASRFLSGLTEAYEDLGDGDGEEPTAPRFATCLYAEVDPAEGTLDIARAGHPDPVVISVDGTAVIRQTAGGLPLGIEADSDYPTTRVVLEPGETIMLCTDGLIETGGHDMATGWTRLKPVLEQPVEDLEKLADALVQAVHGPTSHYTTGPLADRREDDIAVLVLRRGSSATRLAPPRRTALTIAQAEPERIAVARQQLREMLHDWADAEQVDAAVLMISEMATNVLVHTDGDALMVAEAAGERGERRLRVEVADGSDELPHKRRPGEMASSGRGLVLMEMLADSWGVDPRGEGKSIWFELYESAGPTEAGESMKAEESAEAGDSTEAAEGPEPAEGAEPPAA; encoded by the coding sequence ATGCGCACCGAGGAAATCCTGGCCGCGATCGCGACAGGTCTGTGGCGCTGGGACAACGCAGCCGGCACGGTCACGCTCGATGCGGAGGCGGCCCGGTTGCTCGGCCTGCCCACCGAGCCCGGCGTCTACCGGGAGGCCGCGGTGCGCTCCCGTTTCCACCCCGTCGACTGGAACGAGATCTACGGGGTGGTGAATCTGGCCGTCGCCGAGGGCACCCTGGCCGAGGCGCGGCTGCGGATCGTGGACGAGCGGGGCCGGGTTCTGCGCACCGTACGCAGCAGGTCCAAGCCGACCTACCCGGCCGACCACAGGTTCGAGAGCTATGTGCTGATCGGCACACTCCAGGAGGTCGCCGAGCCGCAGCCGGGCGCCACCGCGGCGCACACCTCCATCACCGGGGACTGGCGGCGGTCCCGGGAGGCGTTCCTGCTGGACGCCGGGCGGGCGCTGGCGGAGGCCCGGTCCACCCAGGAGGTGCTGCGGGTCGCCGCCTCGCTCTCCATGCCCGGGTTCTCGCCGGACGGGCTCGCCGTGTTCGGCGCCGCCGGGGAACGGCTGACCATCATCGGGCACCACGGACACAACGCGGGGGACGAGGAACCGTTCACCGACATGCCGCTGGAGACCGACTATCCGGCCGCCGAGGTCGTCCGCACGGGGCGGGCCATCTATCTCCCTTCCCCCGACGACTACCGGCGCCGCTACCCGGCCACCTGGCCGCTCGCCAGCCGCTTCGGGCGCCGGTCCTGGGCCTTCCTGCCCCTGGTCTCCGCGGGCCGCACGATGGGGGCCTGGATGGCGGGGTTCCGGCACCCCGTGGCGTTCTCGCCCGACGAACGTGCCGTGCTCACGACGGTCGCGCGGATGCTCGCCCAGGCGCTGGCCCGTGCCGGGGTCGCCGAGACCGAGCGGGAGCTGTCCCTGGGGCTCCAGCGCTCGATGATGCCGTCCCTCGGGCCGGACATCCCCGGCATGAGCGTGGCGGCGCGCTACATCCCGACCGGCGGCGGCCTCCAGGTCGGCGGTGACTGGTACGACATGATCCCGCTCCCCACCGGCCGTATCGCACTCGTCATCGGCGACGTCCAGGGCCATGACGTGCGGGCGGCCGGCCTGATGGGCCAGCTCCGCATCGCCCTGCGCGCCTACGCCTCCGAGGGCCACCGCCCGGACGCGGTGCTCTCCCGTGCCTCGCGCTTCCTCTCCGGGCTCACCGAGGCGTACGAGGACCTGGGCGACGGGGACGGGGAAGAGCCCACGGCGCCGCGCTTCGCGACCTGTCTCTACGCGGAGGTGGACCCGGCCGAGGGGACCCTCGACATCGCCCGCGCGGGCCATCCGGACCCGGTGGTGATCAGCGTCGACGGCACCGCGGTGATCCGGCAGACCGCGGGCGGGCTGCCCCTGGGCATCGAGGCGGACTCGGACTATCCGACGACCCGGGTGGTCCTGGAACCAGGAGAAACGATCATGCTGTGCACGGACGGGCTCATCGAGACCGGCGGGCACGACATGGCCACCGGCTGGACCCGGCTCAAGCCGGTCCTGGAGCAGCCCGTCGAGGACCTGGAGAAGCTCGCCGACGCACTGGTGCAGGCCGTGCACGGGCCGACCTCGCACTACACGACGGGGCCGCTGGCGGACCGCCGCGAGGACGACATCGCGGTGCTGGTGCTCCGTCGCGGGAGTTCCGCGACGCGACTGGCACCGCCGCGCCGCACCGCGCTGACGATCGCCCAGGCCGAGCCCGAGCGGATCGCCGTCGCCCGGCAGCAGCTGCGCGAGATGCTGCACGACTGGGCGGACGCGGAACAGGTCGACGCGGCCGTGCTGATGATCTCCGAGATGGCCACCAATGTGCTGGTCCACACGGACGGGGACGCGCTGATGGTCGCCGAGGCGGCCGGTGAGCGGGGCGAGCGGCGGCTGCGGGTCGAGGTGGCCGACGGCAGCGACGAACTGCCGCACAAGCGGCGCCCCGGCGAGATGGCGTCGAGCGGACGTGGGCTGGTGCTGATGGAGATGCTGGCGGACTCGTGGGGGGTCGACCCCCGGGGCGAGGGGAAGTCGATCTGGTTCGAGCTGTACGAGTCGGCCGGGCCGACGGAGGCGGGGGAATCCATGAAGGCGGAGGAGTCCGCGGAGGCGGGGGATTCCACGGAGGCGGCGGAAGGCCCGGAGCCGGCGGAGGGAGCGGAACCCCCTGCCGCGTGA
- a CDS encoding AI-2E family transporter: MHTQKPLLPDTARRTAAWCGVVLLVTGVVAVAVWLCIVFKTAVTPVLLALLGTALLGPVHRWLTAHKVNRSLAAGLTCAALVAVVGGAGYIVVTALIDTGDQIVASLKDAGQWVVDHFGVADDTNVNDLADNAKSLVEKFGASAAGGLLSGISLIGSLVATSVLALLLTFFFLRDSDRAVNLAHSVAPRGTGDLVEAMGRRAFEAVEGFMRGTTFIALIDALCITVGLLILDVPGAVGLGALVFVGAYIPYLGAFISGAVAVLVALADRGLVIALWALGVVLAVQVLEGHILQPVIQSRTVQMHPAMVMIALTAGASVAGLLGMLLAVPLCAAAFGVIGELRKGHGETSPATPADPPPGVSPGPSGA, translated from the coding sequence GTGCATACCCAAAAACCCCTCCTGCCCGACACCGCGCGGCGCACGGCCGCCTGGTGCGGTGTCGTTCTGCTGGTCACCGGTGTCGTCGCGGTCGCCGTCTGGCTGTGCATCGTCTTCAAGACCGCGGTCACTCCGGTGCTGCTCGCGCTGCTCGGTACCGCGCTGCTCGGCCCCGTGCACCGCTGGCTGACCGCCCATAAGGTAAATCGTTCCCTCGCCGCCGGACTGACCTGCGCCGCGCTCGTCGCGGTGGTCGGCGGTGCCGGGTACATCGTCGTCACCGCGCTCATCGACACCGGCGATCAGATCGTCGCCTCGCTGAAGGACGCCGGGCAGTGGGTGGTCGACCACTTCGGCGTCGCCGACGACACGAATGTGAACGACCTCGCCGACAACGCCAAGAGCCTCGTCGAGAAGTTCGGCGCGAGTGCGGCGGGCGGCCTGCTCAGCGGGATCAGCCTGATCGGCTCGCTGGTGGCGACCAGTGTCCTCGCCCTGCTGCTGACCTTCTTCTTCCTGCGCGACTCCGACCGCGCGGTGAACCTCGCCCACTCCGTCGCCCCGCGCGGCACCGGCGACCTGGTGGAGGCCATGGGGCGGCGGGCCTTCGAGGCCGTCGAGGGCTTCATGCGCGGCACCACGTTCATCGCGCTGATCGACGCCCTGTGCATCACGGTCGGCCTGCTGATCCTGGACGTGCCCGGTGCGGTGGGGCTGGGTGCGCTGGTCTTCGTCGGCGCGTACATCCCGTATCTCGGGGCCTTCATCTCCGGCGCCGTCGCCGTGCTCGTCGCGCTCGCGGACCGGGGCCTCGTGATCGCCCTCTGGGCCCTGGGGGTGGTGCTCGCGGTCCAGGTGCTGGAGGGCCACATCCTCCAGCCGGTGATCCAGAGCCGTACGGTCCAGATGCACCCCGCGATGGTCATGATCGCCCTGACCGCGGGCGCCAGCGTCGCGGGGCTGCTGGGGATGCTGCTGGCGGTACCGCTGTGCGCGGCGGCCTTCGGTGTGATCGGCGAGCTGAGGAAGGGCCACGGCGAGACCTCCCCGGCCACGCCGGCGGACCCGCCCCCCGGCGTCTCCCCGGGCCCGTCGGGCGCCTGA
- a CDS encoding pirin family protein translates to MPAVTVENPLTLPKVAASGDAAARPVLAVTTAPSGFEGEGFPVRRAFAGINYKYLDPFIMMDQMGEVEYEAGEPKGTPWHPHRGFETVTYLIDGTFVHQDSNGGGGTIRNGDTQWMTAGSGLLHIEAPPESLVMSGGLFHGLQLWVNLPKADKMMAPRYQDIRGGEVQLLTSPDGGALLRVIAGELDGHDGPGITHTPITMIHATVRPGAEVTLPWREDFNGLAYVLAGRGTAGAERRPVHMGQTAVFGSGSSLTVRADEQQDAHAPDLEVVLLGGRPIREPMAHYGPFVMNSQAELKQAFEDFQAGRLGTVPAVHGM, encoded by the coding sequence ATGCCCGCAGTGACCGTCGAAAACCCGCTGACCCTGCCCAAGGTCGCCGCCTCGGGTGACGCCGCGGCCCGTCCCGTGCTCGCCGTCACGACCGCGCCGAGCGGTTTCGAGGGCGAGGGCTTCCCGGTGCGCCGTGCGTTCGCCGGGATCAACTACAAGTACCTCGACCCGTTCATCATGATGGACCAGATGGGTGAGGTGGAGTACGAGGCCGGGGAGCCGAAGGGCACCCCCTGGCACCCGCACCGCGGCTTCGAGACCGTCACGTACCTCATCGACGGCACCTTCGTCCACCAGGACTCCAACGGTGGCGGCGGCACCATCCGCAACGGCGACACCCAGTGGATGACGGCCGGCTCCGGCCTGCTGCACATCGAGGCCCCGCCGGAGTCCCTCGTCATGTCCGGCGGCCTCTTCCACGGCCTCCAGCTGTGGGTGAACCTGCCCAAGGCCGACAAGATGATGGCCCCCCGCTACCAGGACATCCGTGGCGGTGAGGTCCAGCTCCTCACCTCTCCGGACGGTGGCGCGCTGCTCCGTGTCATCGCCGGTGAGCTCGACGGGCACGACGGTCCCGGCATCACCCACACCCCGATCACGATGATCCACGCCACCGTGCGGCCCGGCGCCGAGGTGACCCTGCCGTGGCGTGAGGACTTCAACGGTCTCGCCTACGTGCTGGCCGGACGCGGCACCGCCGGTGCGGAGCGCCGCCCCGTCCACATGGGGCAGACCGCGGTGTTCGGCAGCGGTTCCTCGCTGACCGTCCGCGCGGACGAGCAGCAGGACGCCCACGCCCCGGACCTGGAGGTCGTCCTGCTCGGCGGCCGTCCGATCCGTGAGCCGATGGCGCACTACGGACCGTTCGTGATGAACAGTCAGGCCGAGCTGAAGCAGGCCTTCGAGGACTTCCAGGCCGGCCGCCTCGGCACCGTGCCCGCGGTCCACGGCATGTGA
- a CDS encoding SseB family protein yields MYGYDQNQGAQQQMAGAYGEQPLYPEPSPPSLADAVRAFTTGSMSAEDFQQIFATSKVYCPRGDNPGFLALHNTQQPVIPMFTTLKELRLYAGKESKYFVITGAEVIDLLPTGYGFVLDMEGDHRMVFDAKAVEQMVDFAMRRMYG; encoded by the coding sequence ATGTACGGCTACGACCAGAACCAGGGTGCACAGCAGCAGATGGCCGGCGCCTACGGCGAGCAGCCGCTGTACCCCGAGCCCTCGCCGCCCTCCCTGGCCGATGCGGTACGGGCCTTCACCACCGGCTCGATGTCCGCCGAGGACTTCCAGCAGATCTTCGCCACCTCGAAGGTCTACTGCCCGCGCGGCGACAATCCCGGCTTCCTCGCCCTCCACAACACCCAGCAGCCGGTGATCCCGATGTTCACCACGCTCAAGGAGTTGCGGCTGTACGCGGGCAAGGAGTCCAAGTACTTCGTGATCACCGGCGCCGAGGTGATCGACCTGCTGCCGACGGGCTACGGCTTTGTCCTGGACATGGAGGGCGATCACCGCATGGTCTTCGACGCCAAGGCCGTCGAGCAGATGGTCGACTTCGCGATGCGCCGCATGTACGGCTGA
- a CDS encoding acyl-CoA dehydrogenase, whose amino-acid sequence MGHYKSNLRDIEFNLFEVLGRDKLYGTGPFAEMDVETAKSILDEVNRLAENELADSFADADRNPPVFDPETNTAPVPDSFKKSYQAFMDSEYWRLGLPEEIGGTTSPRSLIWGYAELLLGANPAVWMYSSGPAFAGILFEEGNEAQKKIAEIAVEKQWGSTMVLTEPDAGSDVGAGRTKAVEQEDGSWHIDGVKRFITSGEHDMSENIIHYVLARPEGAGPGTKGLSLFMVPKFHFDWTTGELGERNGVYATNVEHKMGLKASNTCEMTFGDRHPAKGWLIGDKHDGIRQMFRIIEFARMMVGTKAIATLSTGYLNALEYAKERVQGTDLSQFMDKSAPKVTITHHPDVRRSLMTQKAYAEGMRSLVLYTASVQDAIQEKEAAGEDAKALHGLNDLLLPIVKGYGSEKSYEQLAQSLQTFGGSGYLQEYPIEQYIRDAKIDTLYEGTTAIQGQDFFFRKIVRDQGASLNALSEEIKKFLSGAQGNEELAGSLDSLAKAAVDLEAIVGAMITDLTATGEDVKNIYKVGLNTTRLLLASGDVVVGYLLLKGAAVAAEKLPTASAKDVAFYQGKIAAAKFFAANILPGVSAERALAESVDNSLMELDEAAF is encoded by the coding sequence ATGGGGCACTACAAGTCGAATCTCCGCGACATCGAGTTCAACCTCTTCGAGGTCCTCGGGCGCGACAAGCTGTACGGCACCGGCCCGTTCGCGGAGATGGACGTCGAGACCGCGAAGAGCATCCTCGACGAGGTCAACCGCCTCGCCGAGAACGAGCTCGCCGACTCCTTCGCCGACGCCGACCGCAACCCGCCGGTCTTCGACCCGGAGACCAACACCGCACCGGTCCCGGACAGCTTCAAGAAGTCGTACCAGGCCTTCATGGACTCCGAGTACTGGCGCCTGGGCCTGCCCGAGGAGATCGGCGGCACCACCTCCCCGCGCTCCCTGATCTGGGGCTACGCGGAGCTGCTGCTCGGTGCGAACCCGGCGGTCTGGATGTACTCCTCCGGCCCGGCGTTCGCCGGCATCCTCTTCGAAGAGGGCAACGAGGCGCAGAAGAAGATCGCGGAGATCGCCGTCGAGAAGCAGTGGGGCTCGACGATGGTGCTGACCGAGCCGGACGCCGGTTCGGACGTCGGTGCCGGGCGCACCAAGGCCGTGGAGCAGGAGGACGGCTCCTGGCACATCGACGGGGTGAAGCGCTTCATCACGTCGGGCGAGCACGACATGTCCGAGAACATCATCCACTACGTGCTGGCCCGCCCCGAGGGCGCCGGCCCCGGCACGAAGGGCCTCTCGCTCTTCATGGTCCCGAAGTTCCACTTCGACTGGACCACCGGCGAGCTGGGCGAGCGCAACGGTGTGTACGCGACGAACGTCGAGCACAAGATGGGCCTCAAGGCGTCCAACACCTGCGAGATGACGTTCGGCGACAGGCACCCCGCCAAGGGCTGGCTGATCGGCGACAAGCACGACGGCATCCGCCAGATGTTCCGCATCATCGAGTTCGCTCGCATGATGGTCGGCACGAAGGCGATCGCGACCCTCTCCACGGGCTACCTGAACGCGCTGGAGTACGCCAAGGAGCGCGTCCAGGGCACGGACCTGTCGCAGTTCATGGACAAGAGCGCGCCCAAGGTCACCATCACGCACCACCCCGACGTGCGCCGGTCGCTCATGACCCAGAAGGCGTACGCCGAGGGCATGCGCTCCCTCGTGCTGTACACCGCCTCCGTCCAGGACGCGATCCAGGAGAAGGAGGCCGCGGGCGAGGACGCGAAGGCGCTGCACGGCCTCAACGACCTGCTGCTCCCCATCGTGAAGGGCTACGGCTCCGAGAAGTCGTACGAGCAGCTTGCGCAGTCGCTCCAGACGTTCGGCGGCTCCGGGTACCTCCAGGAGTACCCGATCGAGCAGTACATCCGTGACGCCAAGATCGACACCCTGTACGAGGGCACGACGGCGATCCAGGGCCAGGACTTCTTCTTCCGGAAGATCGTCCGTGACCAGGGCGCCTCGCTGAACGCGCTCTCCGAGGAGATCAAGAAGTTCCTCTCGGGCGCCCAGGGCAACGAGGAACTGGCCGGCTCGCTGGACTCCCTCGCCAAGGCCGCCGTGGACCTGGAGGCGATCGTCGGCGCGATGATCACCGACCTCACCGCGACCGGCGAGGACGTCAAGAACATCTACAAGGTGGGGCTCAACACCACCCGCCTGCTGCTGGCCTCCGGCGATGTCGTCGTCGGTTATCTGCTGCTCAAGGGCGCGGCCGTGGCGGCCGAGAAGCTGCCGACCGCCTCCGCCAAGGACGTCGCCTTCTACCAGGGCAAGATCGCCGCCGCGAAGTTCTTCGCCGCGAACATCCTGCCGGGCGTCTCGGCCGAGCGCGCGCTCGCCGAGTCCGTCGACAACTCGCTGATGGAGCTGGACGAGGCCGCGTTCTAG